One Falsihalocynthiibacter arcticus DNA segment encodes these proteins:
- a CDS encoding sacsin N-terminal ATP-binding-like domain-containing protein — protein MTNLTTPPRSIFRQIQANLKDRYATGFPVLKELIQNAEDARASRIRFVAHDGWKDATNPLLRVPGLLIVNDGRFEAKDKRGVLSFADSAKGDETEAIGRFGFGQKAVFHLCDAFVAHAFGHSEEFSEVINPCLGVIDNTQAESWDVIGQEDLARLSAEASGVSKGFLLWLPLRRDEIMPAPKLSFTNYQPSLEELVNEFIDHTDELQLILSSLRHLDRISVQVHGEDRIVLSRGPDSRRMQGPGKNALYENQSFQGTIESLDGNLSTYIGREACGASPRLEKLQKSDTWPQVPVFTEKGEEVRPEKAVAHGAVIITDRVVDAQDAIDINWGVFLPVTRATRLEPSVPSLLILLHGYFFVDSGRRYIEGFDNDNDEVDGSSIYRNWNKTLRNEVVLPLLPSALNDAFQAQMMSSNQLAEILASLRNNRFGRVHAGAIARRDCLIRAVEPSNSGAIARWVLKQSDASLRPLPHPDEHGRIKAAEIFPDLCGWAEKCGLTLFAGAEAALIRDKAEWQSDELTDLLTGLSADVFQQGGRVDVLASFLKVAVGEDKERREAAAEPLLTALRRSLIGTEALGSVQQIRDVLAHLPEKTAVALPKSAGAPRDVMRALAEVYSAPLCLRSEWLSEGTAQHALSTGEAGPLIAALQPLLSDHRNAEAAGTAALTLVKLLGLQLLEAAKDPQIASLSILRAGNGSGKPQLVSLAELIEASQERRLFKDSPDVQRALKAMDQAVLGSGVLVLRGEAARLLEEIGEPFKFGDPKRENFVQLVMSAKNFGPADARARAIVQVYNEVPGARRALRSLAAGNTRASGDTVQLFALPHDQGCLDDLALRLIEGSDRNFLVPNVIAETLTIPQQRYLGIKLMDGPALGQLLNENVEEIPEIALDDSTIVSLLETDIPDEDLRRLPIFPATDGRRWLSSEIWQPSADWPVPYGLVQTVPILKPLSGRKVAERLKRLVATWSPETQLLVALAKTEPHIFWREVLATLDQLKSAPPVGLSQVKWLVDRQGRAWAPSDLLDLPEEVLIEARQLFDAISDLPFLPLSELAHDLRDDPGFKALRSTGVIPDKDGSIDALLLMVEEVAPRARLCATEGEIFGSLVGLAKEGADLRLPGWPLLATLLRLSDPDLEKLLPPFGIVSKNHVPDAVAHMNALAELDENGSKDARRIYLAAFQTVCTWPADELRNVMKGIRVPVEAGDWKTADAVAAHIQGISAGYRLAKDLEKLWPGSLIDCSTAVTTITRSGSEPKLQNGSIAIQEKECAQSLEKIIKLAQANVPPDLLALLVGIVRQTNPFRSILLADIGLSESVIDRIWGRIRGEVDEATTMIGPGQSLRNIRQKTFVSYRIETPKTIEVTTLASTRAHLATGAFEPLLVIGDGHRRRNPIKLDEGDHWLRQVTVSDTLSEVKASDISRLILTLAKECFGHKAENLESLESLINDCSNVDQSTVADAQARLEDRLPQIIAELKPPPNTKLRLAFNDYEREEDRMPPGKQRILRLPDLKRTLWEEMETPEARREILLAIRNRIEDYGYSPDRVLFELFQNADDASLQHPPPGKACFRLEVTKEQVRALHWGRLINHPGPDPRQGDREGWLRDLFNMLLMNLSEKREGVTGRFGLGFKSVHLIAADVGIASGFVACRVNGGMLPEVWERGQQISLDNSVNGRRATVIELVLDQNSSDQADNAVQSFRTAARWLPAMSHTIRRIELSGSERGTWEANHRELAKGIGLVTLSGASPGRALSLELGEETTLFLVLSSDGPVPAEEGLPRLWLLAPLAETLKSGWLMNGRSFRVDPGRGSLKRGESEPQDTFAGLGVALGERLIALADLVHDNWADFAVQSGLVDESPETGPATFWSKLSDLFALDLDDPLACHLHSAGRGYGRLISERVVLPTGLSYPFAALIRAENVQYYLEGVMSEPALQADLREWKVLEALGTTCVKEETALRLERLGFSRPFPISLSEAIKIEIGAEKRVEPALAKRLGSVLTDERLERLNKSEEQKLLQVISSAQYRMLDDTWREARLPPREAADADEEEYRIVSFAPDEAVAHSDYSGAALVLYRLAMRQSGFQRTPTTFVRWAQEMTDVALQRAILQYILEGRQGSELGGKLAQNRPSWLPEISDDFRTSPQVDDIADTDLPQLLGLLYPVEQRRRWGQDFGVDPSARDFPEATPRVDSVVFLKALHEWWSVNANEQRAKADTKTYPDGFSPSSLIDKTGNEDREGWFTFFALAVFRTIGWNNESAHGNFIAKARQAGWWREIATARLPDDPSAWIARLEDFAKPDVGRIDFPQWRRALVDLYLLARWLPEYVEALQALPAKVEDNGHLSLSDAFRLSSSPLWQRLGLEGAPLSQSLGIGANWLIREGVRHGVWQDGDARMVHPYAWASTRSVRERILERLDLNLGEKANMDFSRDIHEFIEGHIGDKVSFLGDLDLPLQIASKNESLLQGLFDGAELASTKILADEDKETYS, from the coding sequence ATGACAAACCTTACAACACCCCCTCGATCAATTTTTCGCCAAATTCAAGCTAATCTGAAGGATCGTTACGCAACGGGCTTCCCCGTTCTGAAAGAGTTGATTCAAAATGCTGAGGATGCGCGTGCGAGTCGCATCCGCTTTGTTGCTCATGATGGCTGGAAGGACGCGACGAACCCACTACTACGTGTTCCCGGGCTTCTAATCGTAAACGATGGCCGGTTTGAGGCAAAGGATAAACGGGGAGTTCTTTCCTTTGCCGACAGTGCTAAGGGCGACGAAACCGAGGCCATCGGTCGCTTTGGATTTGGGCAAAAGGCAGTTTTTCATCTCTGCGATGCCTTTGTAGCCCACGCTTTTGGCCATTCAGAAGAGTTTTCAGAAGTAATCAATCCCTGTCTTGGCGTGATAGACAATACTCAAGCCGAATCTTGGGATGTCATTGGGCAGGAAGATTTGGCGCGGCTGTCGGCTGAAGCGTCCGGCGTTTCGAAGGGTTTTTTGCTTTGGTTGCCGCTCCGGCGTGATGAAATCATGCCGGCACCAAAACTTTCATTTACTAACTACCAGCCTAGTCTTGAAGAACTCGTGAATGAATTTATTGATCATACAGACGAACTGCAGCTGATATTGTCTAGCTTGCGTCATCTGGACCGCATATCTGTACAGGTGCATGGGGAGGACCGGATCGTCCTTTCTCGTGGCCCTGATAGTCGCCGGATGCAAGGTCCAGGGAAAAACGCACTCTATGAAAACCAGTCATTCCAGGGCACGATTGAGTCTTTAGACGGTAACTTATCAACCTATATTGGTCGAGAGGCATGTGGAGCCAGTCCGCGACTTGAAAAGCTACAGAAATCCGATACCTGGCCGCAGGTGCCCGTTTTCACCGAAAAAGGCGAGGAGGTTCGTCCCGAAAAGGCGGTTGCTCACGGCGCAGTCATCATAACGGACCGAGTTGTTGACGCGCAGGACGCTATCGATATCAATTGGGGCGTTTTCTTACCGGTTACTAGAGCTACACGCCTCGAGCCAAGTGTGCCTAGTTTGCTGATTTTGCTTCATGGCTACTTTTTTGTCGATTCTGGGCGGCGTTATATAGAAGGCTTTGATAACGATAACGATGAGGTGGATGGGAGCTCAATCTACCGGAATTGGAATAAGACGCTTCGGAACGAGGTAGTGCTGCCACTTCTCCCGAGTGCACTTAACGATGCCTTCCAAGCACAGATGATGAGTTCAAACCAGCTGGCCGAGATACTGGCTTCTCTCCGGAACAACCGGTTCGGTCGAGTCCACGCTGGCGCGATCGCACGCCGCGATTGTCTGATCCGGGCGGTTGAACCTTCCAACAGTGGCGCGATAGCGCGCTGGGTCCTGAAGCAAAGCGATGCATCTCTGCGCCCGCTTCCTCACCCAGATGAGCATGGTCGAATCAAAGCAGCTGAAATTTTTCCGGATCTCTGTGGTTGGGCCGAGAAGTGTGGACTAACACTCTTTGCAGGTGCCGAAGCGGCATTAATCCGGGATAAAGCCGAGTGGCAATCTGACGAACTAACCGATCTGTTGACAGGGCTTTCTGCCGATGTCTTCCAGCAAGGTGGACGTGTTGACGTGCTTGCTTCGTTTCTCAAGGTTGCTGTCGGTGAGGACAAGGAACGGCGCGAGGCGGCAGCGGAGCCTCTTTTAACAGCACTGCGGCGGAGCCTAATCGGGACAGAAGCGCTTGGGTCAGTACAACAGATTCGTGACGTTCTGGCACATCTACCTGAAAAGACGGCCGTGGCTCTGCCAAAATCCGCTGGTGCGCCCCGCGATGTAATGCGCGCCTTAGCCGAGGTTTACAGCGCTCCCCTTTGCCTGAGATCGGAGTGGTTGTCAGAAGGCACAGCCCAGCATGCGCTTTCAACTGGAGAGGCAGGACCTCTAATTGCCGCTCTTCAGCCACTGCTTAGTGATCATCGTAATGCTGAGGCTGCTGGCACCGCCGCTTTAACACTTGTGAAGTTGCTCGGCCTTCAGTTGCTCGAAGCAGCAAAAGATCCACAGATTGCATCTCTCTCAATTCTTCGGGCGGGTAACGGTAGTGGTAAGCCACAGTTGGTTAGTCTTGCGGAACTGATAGAGGCCTCCCAAGAAAGGCGTCTGTTCAAGGATAGCCCTGATGTTCAGCGGGCGCTTAAAGCTATGGACCAAGCTGTTTTAGGCTCTGGAGTTCTTGTATTGCGCGGCGAAGCTGCACGGTTGCTTGAGGAGATAGGTGAACCATTTAAATTTGGCGATCCTAAGCGCGAGAACTTTGTGCAGCTTGTTATGTCTGCTAAGAACTTCGGTCCTGCAGATGCACGCGCTCGGGCCATAGTCCAAGTCTACAATGAAGTGCCTGGTGCCCGCCGGGCACTTCGTTCACTTGCCGCTGGGAACACTCGCGCGAGCGGGGATACGGTCCAACTTTTTGCTTTACCACATGATCAGGGCTGCCTCGACGATTTAGCACTTCGACTTATCGAGGGATCGGATAGGAATTTTCTGGTCCCTAACGTTATTGCGGAAACTCTGACGATCCCGCAGCAGCGCTATCTTGGTATTAAATTGATGGACGGGCCCGCGTTGGGGCAGCTACTTAACGAAAATGTCGAGGAGATTCCCGAGATCGCATTGGACGATAGTACCATCGTCTCATTGCTTGAAACCGACATTCCTGATGAAGATCTGCGCCGACTTCCAATCTTTCCAGCGACAGATGGCCGAAGGTGGTTGAGCAGTGAGATTTGGCAGCCATCGGCGGATTGGCCAGTGCCCTATGGACTCGTACAAACAGTACCGATTTTGAAGCCGCTTTCTGGACGCAAGGTTGCGGAGCGACTCAAACGTTTGGTGGCGACTTGGTCACCCGAGACTCAACTCCTGGTGGCGCTAGCAAAAACCGAGCCGCATATTTTCTGGCGAGAGGTTCTCGCGACGCTCGATCAACTAAAATCGGCACCGCCCGTGGGGTTGAGCCAGGTCAAATGGTTGGTTGATCGGCAAGGAAGAGCCTGGGCGCCTTCTGACTTGCTAGACTTGCCTGAAGAGGTGCTGATAGAAGCGCGCCAATTGTTCGATGCGATATCTGATCTACCCTTTCTGCCTTTGTCCGAACTTGCGCATGATCTACGCGATGATCCGGGCTTCAAAGCGTTGCGTTCGACCGGCGTTATTCCAGACAAGGACGGCTCTATTGATGCGCTGCTTCTCATGGTGGAGGAGGTTGCACCGCGCGCCAGGCTTTGCGCGACCGAAGGCGAAATCTTTGGTTCGCTAGTGGGGCTTGCAAAGGAAGGTGCCGATCTGCGCCTGCCAGGATGGCCGTTGCTCGCAACCCTTCTGCGGCTATCAGATCCGGATCTAGAAAAACTACTGCCCCCATTCGGAATCGTTTCGAAAAATCATGTGCCGGACGCGGTCGCTCATATGAACGCCTTGGCTGAACTCGACGAAAATGGAAGTAAGGACGCTCGTAGGATCTATTTGGCGGCTTTCCAAACCGTCTGCACATGGCCAGCCGACGAGCTGCGAAATGTGATGAAGGGGATCCGAGTTCCGGTGGAGGCTGGGGACTGGAAAACGGCTGATGCTGTGGCTGCGCATATTCAAGGAATCTCTGCGGGTTATCGGTTGGCTAAAGATCTGGAAAAGCTGTGGCCGGGGTCGCTAATTGACTGTTCGACCGCAGTAACAACAATCACGCGCTCTGGATCCGAACCGAAGCTACAAAATGGCTCGATTGCAATACAGGAGAAAGAATGCGCCCAATCTCTTGAAAAGATCATTAAACTCGCTCAGGCGAATGTGCCACCTGATTTACTTGCGTTGCTTGTTGGAATTGTTCGCCAGACAAATCCATTCCGCTCGATCTTGCTGGCTGACATTGGACTTTCCGAATCTGTTATCGATCGGATTTGGGGGCGTATCCGCGGAGAGGTGGATGAGGCGACCACAATGATTGGACCCGGCCAAAGCCTTAGAAATATACGACAAAAAACGTTCGTATCTTACCGAATAGAGACGCCAAAAACTATAGAAGTAACGACTCTCGCCTCCACTCGGGCACATCTTGCGACCGGAGCATTTGAGCCGCTTTTGGTTATAGGAGACGGTCATCGACGCCGAAATCCGATCAAACTGGATGAAGGTGACCACTGGCTACGGCAAGTTACTGTCTCTGATACTCTTAGCGAAGTTAAGGCCAGCGATATTAGCCGTCTCATTCTGACACTGGCCAAGGAATGCTTTGGGCATAAAGCAGAAAACCTTGAATCGCTCGAATCGTTGATCAATGATTGCTCAAATGTCGACCAATCCACCGTCGCGGATGCTCAGGCGAGGCTAGAAGACAGGTTGCCTCAGATCATTGCGGAGTTGAAGCCTCCGCCCAATACAAAATTGCGGTTGGCATTCAATGATTATGAACGTGAGGAAGATCGGATGCCTCCGGGTAAACAGCGTATATTGCGCCTTCCCGACCTCAAGCGTACTCTTTGGGAGGAAATGGAAACACCCGAAGCCCGAAGGGAAATCTTGTTAGCCATCCGCAATCGTATTGAGGACTATGGTTATTCCCCTGACCGTGTGCTGTTTGAATTATTCCAGAATGCGGATGACGCCTCTTTGCAACACCCGCCGCCAGGCAAAGCGTGCTTTCGGCTTGAAGTAACGAAGGAGCAAGTGCGGGCCTTGCATTGGGGGCGGTTGATTAACCATCCGGGGCCGGACCCGCGGCAAGGCGACCGAGAAGGTTGGCTGCGCGATCTGTTCAACATGCTGCTAATGAACCTATCTGAAAAACGCGAAGGCGTGACAGGGCGTTTCGGGTTGGGTTTTAAAAGTGTGCATCTGATTGCTGCCGACGTTGGCATTGCGAGTGGTTTTGTCGCTTGCCGAGTGAATGGGGGGATGTTGCCAGAGGTGTGGGAGAGAGGTCAGCAGATTTCCCTAGATAACTCTGTCAATGGGCGTCGCGCGACGGTCATCGAACTAGTTCTGGATCAGAACAGCAGCGATCAAGCAGATAATGCGGTGCAATCCTTTCGGACTGCGGCGCGCTGGTTGCCGGCAATGAGCCATACCATACGTAGAATAGAGCTCTCAGGTTCTGAGCGAGGGACTTGGGAAGCAAATCATCGTGAATTAGCTAAAGGTATTGGACTTGTGACGCTCTCGGGGGCCTCGCCGGGCCGAGCGCTCTCCCTCGAGCTTGGAGAGGAGACCACTCTCTTCCTTGTTCTTTCTAGCGATGGTCCAGTACCCGCGGAGGAAGGCTTACCCCGACTTTGGCTTCTTGCACCACTTGCCGAAACGCTAAAATCAGGCTGGTTAATGAACGGGCGAAGTTTTCGGGTCGATCCTGGACGCGGTTCACTGAAACGCGGCGAAAGTGAGCCACAGGACACTTTCGCGGGCCTCGGGGTGGCGCTTGGGGAGAGGTTGATCGCCCTAGCAGACTTGGTCCACGACAATTGGGCGGATTTCGCGGTGCAATCGGGTCTCGTTGATGAATCGCCAGAGACTGGCCCAGCAACGTTTTGGTCGAAGCTCTCCGATCTTTTTGCGCTTGACCTTGACGATCCGCTTGCTTGTCATCTTCACTCGGCAGGCCGAGGTTACGGTCGATTGATCTCGGAGCGCGTCGTTTTGCCAACCGGTCTTTCATATCCCTTTGCAGCGCTTATTCGCGCTGAAAATGTCCAATACTATCTGGAAGGGGTGATGTCCGAGCCTGCACTTCAGGCCGATCTACGCGAATGGAAAGTCCTCGAGGCGTTAGGAACGACTTGCGTGAAAGAAGAAACTGCCCTGCGCCTCGAACGCCTCGGGTTTTCTAGACCGTTTCCAATCTCTTTATCGGAGGCGATAAAAATAGAGATCGGCGCAGAGAAACGGGTAGAGCCAGCTCTCGCGAAAAGGTTGGGCAGCGTGCTTACAGACGAACGGCTGGAGCGACTCAACAAGAGTGAAGAACAAAAACTGCTTCAGGTAATTTCATCCGCACAGTATCGCATGCTCGACGACACTTGGCGTGAGGCGAGACTGCCCCCGCGCGAGGCAGCGGATGCTGACGAAGAGGAATACCGGATTGTGTCTTTTGCGCCGGATGAGGCGGTGGCCCATTCAGATTATAGTGGGGCAGCGTTGGTTTTGTATAGGCTCGCGATGAGGCAAAGTGGTTTCCAACGAACCCCAACCACCTTTGTCAGATGGGCGCAAGAGATGACTGACGTTGCGCTACAGCGCGCGATTTTGCAGTATATTCTTGAAGGGCGGCAAGGTAGTGAACTTGGCGGAAAATTAGCTCAAAATCGCCCTTCCTGGCTGCCCGAGATATCTGATGATTTCCGTACGAGCCCACAGGTTGACGACATCGCTGACACAGATTTGCCGCAACTTCTTGGGTTGCTTTATCCTGTGGAGCAGAGACGACGATGGGGTCAAGATTTCGGCGTCGATCCCAGTGCGAGGGATTTCCCTGAAGCTACACCGCGAGTGGATTCCGTGGTGTTTCTTAAAGCGTTGCATGAATGGTGGTCGGTCAACGCCAATGAACAAAGGGCAAAGGCGGACACCAAAACCTATCCAGACGGATTTTCCCCGAGCTCCCTGATTGACAAAACGGGAAATGAGGACCGTGAAGGCTGGTTTACATTCTTTGCTCTAGCTGTATTTCGGACCATCGGATGGAACAACGAAAGTGCGCACGGCAATTTCATTGCGAAAGCGCGACAGGCGGGATGGTGGCGCGAAATCGCAACGGCAAGATTGCCCGATGATCCCAGCGCATGGATTGCGCGCCTAGAGGATTTTGCAAAGCCAGATGTTGGGCGGATCGATTTCCCACAGTGGCGACGTGCTTTGGTGGATCTCTACCTACTCGCGAGGTGGTTGCCGGAGTATGTAGAGGCCCTTCAAGCGCTCCCAGCGAAGGTCGAGGATAATGGCCATTTGTCTCTTTCCGACGCATTTAGGTTGAGTTCTTCGCCGCTTTGGCAGCGGCTTGGTCTTGAAGGCGCGCCTCTGTCTCAGAGTCTGGGCATTGGTGCAAATTGGCTCATCCGCGAAGGTGTAAGGCATGGTGTCTGGCAAGATGGGGATGCTCGGATGGTTCACCCATACGCTTGGGCTTCAACCCGAAGTGTTCGTGAACGCATTCTCGAGCGCTTGGATTTAAATCTCGGAGAGAAAGCAAATATGGACTTCAGTCGCGATATCCACGAATTCATCGAAGGTCATATTGGAGACAAAGTATCCTTTTTAGGTGATCTTGACCTCCCGCTTCAGATTGCGAGTAAAAATGAATCACTTCTTCAGGGTTTGTTCG